The DNA sequence CAGCCCGGAAAAGTTTTTCCGGCGCAGGGAATATGGTGTTGGAAAGTTTTTTGACGCCAATATTGAAAGAGAAAACGGCAGGGTGACCAGCTATGGTATTTGAACCTTCCACCATGAAGAACCATCTTTTTGGGCTGATTATTGGTTTAAGTCTTTCAGCTATTTTAAGCTGCGCTCCCAGAGAACCGGTCATGATTCCAGAGCCTGAGCCTGAACCGGTAATGGATATCTTTGTTCCAGCGGATCCAGCCAAAGTGATGGAGGTCCTGGAAAAGGGGCTGACGGCCCAGGGTCTTGACAGCTGGAAGGAGCTGGAAACGCCTTTGAAGCGCAGTCTTCGATATGTCCGGACCAGGGATATGGATGCCCGGGCAGTCTGTGTTCCTGGCTTGTGCCTCAAATGGAAAGACATCAATGAGACTCTGGAAACACTGCTGTTTCTGCTGCCTGACATTGACCGCAATCCCGGGATACTGGAGTATTTTTTTGATTTTTATGCACTGGATCCGGATATCCTGCTGACCGGGTATTACGAACCATTGCTTGAGGCCTCCAGGGAGGCCCACCCTGAATATCCTTATCCGGTCTATGCTCTGCCCGATGATCTCAAGACCTTGAACCTGGGCCGGTTTCATCCCAGATGGCAGGGCCAGACCCTGGTCTATCGTCTGGAAAACGGAACGGTTGAGCCCTATCATGACCGGAAAGACATAGATCTTCTTGGAGCCTTGAAAGACAGGGATCTTGAAATCGCCTGGGTCAGGGAAATGGTGGATCTATTCTTTCTGCACATCCAGGGATCAGGCCGTCTCCGGTATGGTGATGGCCGCTATGAACACGTCCTTTATGCGGGTAGAAACGGGCTGCAATATGTGGCTCTGGGGCGGGTCCTGGCTGACAGGGGATACCTGGAGCCTGAAGAAGTAACCATGCAGTCCATCCGCAGGGTCCTTGGCGAACACCCTGACATCGCCCCTGTTCTGATGGCTGAGAATCCCAGTTATATTTTTTTCCGGCTTGAAGATCACGGCCCCAAGGGTTCCACCGGGCAGATCCTGACTCCATATGTCAGTGTAGCCAGTGATCCTGCAGTCATTCCCTGGGGATCGGTTATGATCCTGGATGCAGTTTTGCCGGAATACCTGGAGCAGGAGACTCAGGTTACCGGCCCGGTCCTGGCCCAGGACACCGGAGGAGCCATCCGGGGCAGGCACCTCGATCTCTTCTGTGGATTCGGGCCAAAGGCCGAATCCCTGGCAGGAAGAATGAAAGACCGGGCCAATGTCTACCTCATGGTCAGGAAAAATGATCAGGATTAATGAGATACTGGACAAGGCCTCGCTGTATCTGTCAGGGCCTGATCAGGCCCTGATTCAGAAGGCGTATGTCTTTTCTGCTGCCGCTCATGCCGGACAAATCCGTCTGAGTGGCGAACCCTACCTTTCCCATCCCCTGGAAGTGGCCAACATCCTGACAGACATGCATCTGGACGCTTCAACCATTGCTGCCGGCCTGCTCCACGACACTGTTGAGGATACCAGGGCCAGTCTTGAAGAAATCAATGAGCAGTTTGGGGCTGATGTCACCAAGATCGTGGATGGGGTGACCAAAATCGGCAAGATGAGTTTTGAGTCCAAGGAGGAGGCCCAGGCGGAAAACATCCGCAAGATGATCCTGGCCATGGCCGACGATATCCGGGTGATCATGGTCAAGCTGGCTGACCGGCTGCACAACATGAATACCCTGGATTTTCAGAAAACCATCAAGCAGAAGATGGTGGCCCAGGAAACCATGGACATTTATGCTCCTCTGGCCAACCGGCTGGGGCTTTACAGGATCAAGATCAGGCTGGAGGACCTGAGCCTCAAATATCTGAAGCCGGATGTATACTATCAGATTCAGGACGGGCTGAAAAAGCATGAATTCGTGGGAGACCGGTATATTCAGAAGGTCTGCAAACTCATCAGCGAGGTCCTGGAGAAAAATACCATTGATGGCAAGGTATACGGCAGACTCAAACATATCTACAGCGTATATCACAAAATGCTTCAGCAGGGTCTGACCCTGGATCAGGTCCACGATGTCATCGCCTTCAGAGTCATAGTTGACAGCATCAAGAGCTGCTATGCTGTACTGGGTCTGGTTCATTCCATCTGGAAACCGGTTCCGGGCCGGTTCAAGGATTATATTTCCATGCCCAAGGCCAATATGTATCAGAGCCTGCATACCACGGTCATCGGCCCGGACGGTGAAAGGATCGAGATCCAGATCCGGACCGATGAGATGCACAAAATGGCTGAATTCGGGGTGGCCTCACATTGGAAATATAAGGAAGACGGCAAGCTCAATGAAAAGGATGCCGAGAGGTTCAGCTGGCTGCGGCAGATCCTGGACTGGCAGGAGGAACTGAAAGATCCCAGGGAATTCATGGCCTCTCTTCGTTTTGATCTGTTTGAGGACGAAGTTTATGTGTTTACACCCAGGGGACAGGTCAAGGAGCTGCCTGAAGGTGCCACGCCCATTGATTTTGCCTATCTGATTCATTCTGAAGTTGGAGACCGCTGTTCCGGAGCCAGGGTCAACGGCAAACTGGTTCCCCTGAATACCAAGCTCAAAAACGGTGATACTGTTGAGATCATCACAGACCCCAACCGACATCCCAGTCGGGACTGGCTCAAGCTGGTCAAGACTGCCAAAGCCAGGACCAGGATCAAACACTGGATCCGCAACGAGGAGCGTCAGCAGAGCATAGGCCTGGCCAGGGAGGTCCTGGAAAAGGAAGGCCGCAAGCTGGGTGTAAACATAAACCAGGTCTTCAAGCAGGGGCTTTTAAAGGATATAGCTGCTGAGTATTCATTTCATTCAGAGGATGATCTCCTGTCCGCCATCGGGTATGCCCGGATTACTCCCAGGCAGGTATTGAACCGTCTCCTTCCCAAGGAAGATGAAGCCAGGCAGCAGGAAGAAATTCAGGCTGAACAGGTCCGGGCCGAAGAAAAAATCCAGCAGGCCGCAGCCAAAAAAGAGGGAGTCAGGATCAAGGGAGTGGGAGATGTCCTGGTCCGTTTTGCCCAGTGCTGCAATCCCCTGCCGGGAGATCCCATCATCGGCTACATCAGCAGGGGCAGAGGAGTGACCATTCACACGGCCAATTGTCACAATGTCCATGAAATGGAGCCGGAAAGGAAGATCGAGGTCTTCTGGGAAAGTGAGATGGACAAGTCTTTCCCGGCCAAGATCAAGATCATCTGTCAAAATAAGAAGGGAGTCCTGGCCAAGATAAGCACCTTATTGACCAAGGAGGACGTGAACATTGATTCAGGCACTTTCAAGTCCAATGTTGATGGCAAGAGCGAACTCGTCTTCACCATCATGGTCAATGACTCTGCTCATCTTTATTCCAGTATAGGAAGGGTGCGCAAACTTAAGGAAGTGGTCGAGGTAACCAGAATAAATGAATAGTCCTTCTGGGTGGGCTGTGGGACATGCTGAAGTTTTCAGGGCAGCTGGATTACCTCAAAAAGCAGCTCAGGCTGCAGGCATCTGACGCAGATACTCCTGCGGATTAGCCCTGCAGCCTGATCTGTGATGTGTCTTACTGCTGAACCAGCTCTATTTCAAAGTTCAAGTCTTCACCAGCCAGGGGATGGTTGGCGTCCAGGGTGATGGTCTCATCCTTGACTTCAACAATAAAAGCCGGGAATTCTTGACCTTCAGGGTGTCTGAGCATCAGCTGCTGCCCAACATTCTGGGGTATTTCAGAGGGAAACTTGTCCCTGGGCACTTCAAGCACCATGTCTTCTCTGCGCTGGCCGTAAGCCTGATCGCAATTAATGGTCACGCTTTTACTGTCGCCTGTCTCCATTCCCCGCACGGCTTCCTCAAATCCCTGGATGACCTGTCCCTGGCCAACGGTGAATTCCAGGGGTTCCCTGTCTTTGGATGTATCAAAAACCGTTCCGTCGTTCAGCTTCCCGGTGTAATGAACCTTGACCTTGCTTCCGTCACTAACCTTTGACATCAATAATACTCCTTGTTTTTTATGCCCCGGCCCAGAGGACCGGGACGGTTTAGCTTAGTTTAAAGAAAAAATTATTTTGACTTAATTTTAACCCTGTTGACGACCTTTTCAAAATAAGCCTGGTTTTCCTCCAGGTTGACCGGAACCTTTCTTTGCATGTTCATCCTGGTCACCAGCAGATTCAGCTTTTGCAGCTGCTTGATTTTCTCCTGTTCATCCCGGCAGCTTTTCAAAAGATCCCGGGTTGAACTGATCTGCTTTTGCAGCTCGACCTCCCTGGGCAGGTAGC is a window from the Desulfonatronovibrio hydrogenovorans DSM 9292 genome containing:
- a CDS encoding MltA domain-containing protein — its product is MVFEPSTMKNHLFGLIIGLSLSAILSCAPREPVMIPEPEPEPVMDIFVPADPAKVMEVLEKGLTAQGLDSWKELETPLKRSLRYVRTRDMDARAVCVPGLCLKWKDINETLETLLFLLPDIDRNPGILEYFFDFYALDPDILLTGYYEPLLEASREAHPEYPYPVYALPDDLKTLNLGRFHPRWQGQTLVYRLENGTVEPYHDRKDIDLLGALKDRDLEIAWVREMVDLFFLHIQGSGRLRYGDGRYEHVLYAGRNGLQYVALGRVLADRGYLEPEEVTMQSIRRVLGEHPDIAPVLMAENPSYIFFRLEDHGPKGSTGQILTPYVSVASDPAVIPWGSVMILDAVLPEYLEQETQVTGPVLAQDTGGAIRGRHLDLFCGFGPKAESLAGRMKDRANVYLMVRKNDQD
- a CDS encoding RelA/SpoT family protein; this translates as MIRINEILDKASLYLSGPDQALIQKAYVFSAAAHAGQIRLSGEPYLSHPLEVANILTDMHLDASTIAAGLLHDTVEDTRASLEEINEQFGADVTKIVDGVTKIGKMSFESKEEAQAENIRKMILAMADDIRVIMVKLADRLHNMNTLDFQKTIKQKMVAQETMDIYAPLANRLGLYRIKIRLEDLSLKYLKPDVYYQIQDGLKKHEFVGDRYIQKVCKLISEVLEKNTIDGKVYGRLKHIYSVYHKMLQQGLTLDQVHDVIAFRVIVDSIKSCYAVLGLVHSIWKPVPGRFKDYISMPKANMYQSLHTTVIGPDGERIEIQIRTDEMHKMAEFGVASHWKYKEDGKLNEKDAERFSWLRQILDWQEELKDPREFMASLRFDLFEDEVYVFTPRGQVKELPEGATPIDFAYLIHSEVGDRCSGARVNGKLVPLNTKLKNGDTVEIITDPNRHPSRDWLKLVKTAKARTRIKHWIRNEERQQSIGLAREVLEKEGRKLGVNINQVFKQGLLKDIAAEYSFHSEDDLLSAIGYARITPRQVLNRLLPKEDEARQQEEIQAEQVRAEEKIQQAAAKKEGVRIKGVGDVLVRFAQCCNPLPGDPIIGYISRGRGVTIHTANCHNVHEMEPERKIEVFWESEMDKSFPAKIKIICQNKKGVLAKISTLLTKEDVNIDSGTFKSNVDGKSELVFTIMVNDSAHLYSSIGRVRKLKEVVEVTRINE
- a CDS encoding FKBP-type peptidyl-prolyl cis-trans isomerase, translated to MSKVSDGSKVKVHYTGKLNDGTVFDTSKDREPLEFTVGQGQVIQGFEEAVRGMETGDSKSVTINCDQAYGQRREDMVLEVPRDKFPSEIPQNVGQQLMLRHPEGQEFPAFIVEVKDETITLDANHPLAGEDLNFEIELVQQ
- a CDS encoding DUF1992 domain-containing protein, translated to MDVYACIAEEKIRQAMAEGAFEHLCGHGRPLDLKDESHIPEDLRMAYKILKNAGYLPREVELQKQISSTRDLLKSCRDEQEKIKQLQKLNLLVTRMNMQRKVPVNLEENQAYFEKVVNRVKIKSK